One segment of uncultured Propionivibrio sp. DNA contains the following:
- the rpoB gene encoding DNA-directed RNA polymerase subunit beta — translation MTYSYTEKKRIRKSFAKRANVLDVPFLLATQLESFTGFLQAAVPPGQRKNQGLQAAFSSIFPIVSHSGNARLEFVSYALAEPAFDVKECQQRGLTFASALRAKVRLVIMDRETPDTIKEVKEQEVYMGEIPLMTTTGSFVINGTERVIVSQLHRSPGVFFEHDRGKTHSSGKLLFSARVIPYRGSWLDFEFDPKDILFFRVDRRRKMPVTTLLKAIGLTPEQILREFFDFDTFVLSKKHVEFQLVPERLRGEVARFDFNDKSGKTIVAKDKRITAKHIRELDAAGIRQIAVPEDFIIGRIVAQNIIDTDTGEILANANDEITEALLAKLIEAGVGELQTLYINDLDRGGFISQTLRTDETVSKQAARIAIYRMMRPGEPPTDEAVEILFNGLFYSDERYDLSGVGRMKFNRRVGRSDVVESKVMVKTVPAKRDAIIETIINTAGGTREAVELLLSELVYGTRAVAENLTQEEALALAAQLKALGVSATVGEQLTLSPRDIVEVIKILVELRNGRGDIDDIDHLGNRRVRSVGELAENQFRAGLVRVERAVKERLSQAESDNLMPHDLINAKPISAAVREFFGSSQLSQFMDQTNPLSEITHKRRVSALGPGGLTRERAGFEVRDVHPTHYGRVCPIETPEGPNIGLINSLALYARTNEYGFLETPYRKVIDGKATDQIEYLSAIEEGAYIVAQANAALGADGQLLDDLVTCREKGETILAEPSRVNYMDVAPGQIVSVAASLIPFLEHDDANRALMGANMQRQAVPCLRPEKPVVGTGIERTVAVDSGTAVQALRGGVVDYVDASRVVVRVNDEETVPGEVGVDIYNLVKYTRSNQNTNINQRPLVRVGDIIAKGDVVADGASTDKGELALGQNMLIAFMPWNGYNFEDSILISERVVAEDRFTSIHIEELTVVARDTKLGPEEITRDIASLGEAQLSRLDESGIVYIGAEVEAGDVLVGKVTPKGETQLTPEEKLLRAIFGEKASDVKDTSLRVPSGIAGTVIDVQVFTREGIERDKRAQSIIDDHLRGYKLDLADQLRIVERDAFARVERLIVGKPANGGPKRLTKGSVIAREYLDGIDPHHWFDIRMADDEVAQQLESLRDGLEQTRKDFDVAFEEKRKKLTQGDELPPGVQKMVKVYVAVKRRLQSGDKMAGRHGNKGVVSRIVPVEDMPYMADGRPVDIVLNPLGVPSRMNVGQVLEVHLGLAAKGLGFRIGEMLRRQANAAEVRGFLEKVYNSNGKPEDINELTDTEVMEMASNLEAGVPFATPVFDGAHEAEIKDMLRLAGMPESGQMTLFDGRTGEQFERQVTVGYMHVLKLHHLVDDKMHARSTGPYSLVTQQPLGGKAQFGGQRFGEMEVWALEAYGASYVLQEMLTVKSDDVNGRTKVYENIVKGDHKIDAGMPESFNVLVKEIRSLAIDIDLERF, via the coding sequence ATGACCTACTCCTATACCGAGAAAAAACGTATCCGCAAAAGTTTCGCCAAGCGCGCCAACGTGCTTGACGTTCCCTTTTTGCTGGCAACGCAGTTGGAATCCTTCACTGGCTTTCTGCAGGCGGCCGTGCCGCCGGGGCAGCGCAAGAACCAGGGATTGCAAGCGGCGTTTAGCTCGATTTTCCCGATCGTCAGCCACAGCGGCAATGCCCGGCTGGAATTCGTCAGCTACGCGTTGGCGGAGCCGGCGTTTGACGTTAAGGAGTGCCAACAGCGCGGATTGACCTTCGCGTCGGCGCTGCGCGCCAAAGTCCGCCTCGTCATTATGGACCGCGAGACGCCGGATACCATCAAGGAAGTGAAGGAGCAGGAAGTCTACATGGGCGAGATCCCGCTCATGACGACGACGGGTTCCTTCGTGATCAACGGCACCGAGCGTGTCATCGTTTCCCAGCTGCATCGTTCGCCGGGCGTCTTCTTCGAGCATGATCGCGGCAAGACGCACAGCTCCGGCAAGCTCCTCTTCTCGGCACGCGTGATTCCCTACCGCGGCTCGTGGCTTGACTTCGAGTTCGATCCGAAGGACATCCTGTTCTTCCGCGTCGACCGTCGCCGCAAGATGCCGGTGACGACGCTGCTCAAGGCGATCGGCCTGACTCCCGAGCAGATCCTGCGCGAGTTCTTCGACTTCGACACCTTCGTGCTTAGCAAGAAGCATGTCGAGTTCCAACTGGTGCCCGAGCGCCTGCGCGGTGAAGTGGCCCGCTTCGATTTCAACGACAAGTCCGGCAAGACGATCGTTGCCAAGGACAAGCGGATCACTGCCAAGCACATCCGCGAACTCGATGCTGCCGGCATTCGTCAGATCGCGGTCCCTGAAGATTTCATCATCGGCCGCATCGTTGCGCAGAACATCATCGACACGGATACCGGCGAGATCCTCGCGAACGCGAACGACGAGATCACCGAGGCTCTGCTGGCCAAGCTGATCGAGGCCGGCGTCGGGGAACTGCAGACGTTGTATATCAACGATCTGGACCGTGGCGGCTTCATTTCGCAGACGCTGCGTACCGACGAAACGGTGTCGAAGCAGGCTGCGCGCATCGCCATCTACCGGATGATGCGCCCCGGCGAACCGCCCACGGACGAAGCGGTCGAGATTCTCTTCAACGGTCTGTTCTATTCCGACGAGCGGTATGACCTGTCGGGTGTTGGCCGGATGAAGTTCAACCGCCGCGTCGGTCGCAGCGACGTCGTCGAATCCAAGGTCATGGTTAAGACGGTCCCGGCCAAGCGTGACGCGATCATCGAGACGATCATCAATACCGCCGGTGGTACTCGTGAGGCAGTCGAGTTGCTGCTCAGCGAACTCGTCTATGGCACCCGCGCTGTGGCCGAGAACCTCACGCAGGAAGAGGCTCTGGCCTTGGCGGCCCAACTCAAGGCGCTCGGCGTGTCGGCGACGGTCGGTGAACAGCTGACCTTGTCGCCGCGCGATATCGTCGAAGTCATCAAGATTCTGGTCGAACTGCGCAACGGTCGCGGCGACATTGACGACATCGACCACCTGGGTAACCGTCGCGTCCGTTCGGTCGGCGAACTGGCGGAAAATCAGTTCCGCGCCGGTCTGGTACGTGTCGAGCGTGCCGTCAAGGAACGCTTGAGTCAGGCTGAGTCCGACAACCTGATGCCGCACGATCTCATCAACGCTAAGCCGATCAGTGCGGCTGTGCGCGAGTTCTTCGGGTCGAGCCAGTTGTCGCAGTTCATGGATCAGACCAATCCGCTGTCGGAAATTACCCACAAGCGCCGTGTTTCTGCACTCGGCCCGGGCGGTCTGACGCGCGAGCGCGCCGGCTTCGAAGTCCGCGACGTGCATCCGACCCACTACGGCCGCGTCTGCCCGATCGAAACGCCGGAAGGTCCGAACATCGGTCTGATCAACTCGCTCGCGTTGTACGCGCGGACCAACGAGTACGGCTTCCTGGAAACGCCGTATCGCAAAGTGATTGACGGCAAGGCGACGGACCAGATCGAATATCTGTCGGCGATCGAAGAAGGCGCGTATATCGTTGCGCAGGCTAACGCCGCCCTTGGCGCCGATGGCCAACTACTCGACGATCTGGTGACCTGCCGCGAAAAGGGCGAAACGATTCTGGCCGAGCCGAGCCGCGTCAATTACATGGACGTGGCGCCGGGACAGATCGTCTCCGTCGCGGCCTCGCTGATTCCGTTCCTGGAGCACGACGACGCGAACCGGGCCTTGATGGGTGCCAACATGCAACGTCAGGCGGTTCCCTGTCTGCGTCCGGAAAAGCCGGTGGTCGGTACCGGCATCGAACGTACCGTGGCGGTTGACTCGGGTACGGCGGTGCAGGCGTTGCGTGGCGGTGTCGTCGATTACGTCGATGCGTCGCGCGTCGTTGTGCGCGTCAATGACGAAGAGACGGTGCCGGGCGAAGTCGGCGTCGATATCTACAACCTCGTCAAATACACCCGCTCGAACCAGAACACGAACATCAACCAGCGTCCGCTGGTGCGGGTCGGCGACATCATCGCCAAGGGTGACGTGGTGGCCGACGGCGCGTCGACCGACAAGGGCGAACTGGCTCTCGGCCAGAACATGCTGATCGCCTTCATGCCGTGGAACGGTTACAACTTTGAAGACTCGATCCTGATCTCCGAGCGCGTCGTTGCTGAAGACCGTTTCACCTCGATCCATATCGAAGAGCTGACGGTGGTTGCACGTGACACCAAGCTCGGACCGGAAGAAATCACCCGCGATATCGCGTCGCTCGGCGAAGCGCAATTGTCGCGCCTCGACGAATCCGGCATCGTCTATATCGGTGCCGAAGTCGAAGCCGGCGACGTGCTGGTCGGCAAGGTCACGCCGAAGGGCGAAACCCAGCTGACGCCGGAAGAAAAGCTGCTGCGCGCGATCTTCGGCGAGAAGGCTTCCGACGTTAAGGATACGTCGCTGCGCGTACCCTCGGGCATCGCCGGTACCGTCATCGATGTGCAGGTGTTCACCCGCGAAGGCATCGAGCGCGACAAGCGCGCCCAGTCGATCATCGACGACCATCTGCGTGGTTACAAGCTCGATCTCGCGGATCAGCTCCGTATCGTCGAACGCGATGCGTTTGCCCGGGTAGAGCGCCTGATCGTCGGCAAGCCGGCGAATGGCGGTCCGAAGCGTCTGACCAAGGGTAGTGTCATCGCCAGGGAATACCTCGATGGCATCGATCCGCATCACTGGTTCGACATCCGCATGGCTGACGACGAAGTCGCTCAGCAACTCGAGTCGCTGCGCGATGGTCTTGAGCAGACGCGTAAGGATTTCGACGTCGCCTTCGAAGAAAAGCGCAAGAAACTTACGCAGGGCGACGAACTGCCGCCGGGCGTGCAGAAGATGGTCAAGGTTTATGTCGCCGTCAAGCGTCGCCTTCAGTCGGGTGACAAGATGGCCGGTCGTCACGGGAACAAGGGTGTCGTGTCGCGCATCGTCCCGGTCGAGGACATGCCGTACATGGCCGATGGTCGTCCGGTCGATATCGTTCTTAACCCGCTCGGCGTGCCGTCGCGGATGAACGTCGGTCAGGTGCTGGAAGTGCACCTCGGTCTGGCCGCCAAGGGACTCGGTTTCCGCATCGGTGAGATGCTGCGGCGTCAGGCCAATGCGGCGGAAGTGCGTGGATTCCTTGAAAAGGTCTACAACAGCAACGGCAAGCCCGAGGATATCAACGAGCTGACCGATACCGAAGTCATGGAAATGGCGAGCAACCTTGAGGCAGGCGTGCCGTTTGCGACGCCAGTGTTCGATGGTGCCCATGAAGCCGAGATCAAGGACATGCTGCGCTTGGCCGGCATGCCCGAGTCGGGGCAGATGACGCTCTTTGATGGACGTACTGGTGAGCAGTTCGAGCGTCAGGTGACGGTCGGCTACATGCATGTGCTGAAGCTGCACCACCTCGTCGATGACAAGATGCACGCGCGCTCGACCGGCCCGTACTCGCTGGTGACCCAGCAGCCGCTGGGCGGTAAGGCGCAGTTCGGTGGTCAGCGTTTCGGCGAAATGGAAGTCTGGGCGCTGGAAGCCTACGGCGCGTCTTACGTGCTGCAGGAAATGCTGACGGTCAAGTCGGACGACGTGAATGGCCGGACCAAGGTGTACGAGAACATCGTCAAGGGCGATCACAAGATCGACGCCGGCATGCCGGAATCGTTCAACGTGCTGGTGAAGGAAATCCGCTCGCTGGCGATCGATATCGATCTTGAGCGGTTCTGA
- the rplL gene encoding 50S ribosomal protein L7/L12, whose product MAITKEDILEAVGSMTVMDLNDLVKAFEEKFGVSAAAMAVAAPGAGGAAAPAEEQTEFTVMLLGAGDKKVEVIKVVRAATGLGLKEAKDLVDGAPKAVKEGIAKADAEALKKQLEDAGAKVEVK is encoded by the coding sequence ATGGCGATTACTAAAGAAGACATCCTGGAAGCCGTCGGCAGCATGACGGTCATGGACCTGAACGACCTCGTGAAGGCGTTCGAAGAGAAGTTTGGCGTTTCGGCGGCTGCGATGGCTGTTGCTGCGCCGGGCGCTGGTGGCGCGGCTGCGCCGGCTGAAGAGCAGACCGAATTCACGGTCATGCTGCTCGGCGCTGGCGACAAGAAGGTCGAAGTCATCAAGGTCGTGCGTGCTGCGACTGGCCTCGGCCTCAAGGAAGCCAAGGACCTCGTTGATGGCGCTCCGAAGGCCGTCAAGGAAGGCATTGCCAAGGCCGATGCCGAAGCGCTCAAGAAGCAACTCGAGGACGCTGGCGCCAAGGTTGAAGTCAAGTAA
- the rplJ gene encoding 50S ribosomal protein L10, whose product MGLNLDDKKAVVAEVSAQVANAQTIVVAEYSGIEVAHLTKLRAQARKSGVYLRVLKNTLVRRAVEGSAFADLAPQMKGPLIYGISADPVAAAKVLNDFAKTNDKLVLKAGSYAGKVLDKAGVQALASIPSREELLAKLLGVMKAPVSGFAVALGALAKQREEATA is encoded by the coding sequence ATGGGTCTTAATCTTGATGACAAAAAAGCCGTCGTGGCTGAGGTGTCGGCACAAGTAGCTAACGCCCAGACAATCGTCGTGGCTGAGTACAGCGGGATCGAGGTGGCTCACCTCACGAAGCTGCGGGCTCAGGCGCGCAAGTCTGGCGTTTATCTGCGCGTGCTGAAGAACACCTTGGTGCGCCGTGCCGTCGAGGGCAGCGCGTTCGCTGATCTCGCACCGCAAATGAAAGGTCCCCTGATCTACGGTATTTCCGCTGATCCGGTGGCTGCGGCGAAGGTGTTGAACGATTTCGCGAAGACCAACGACAAGTTGGTGCTGAAGGCGGGTTCTTATGCCGGTAAGGTGCTCGACAAGGCTGGCGTGCAAGCGCTCGCGTCGATCCCGAGCCGCGAAGAACTGCTCGCCAAGTTGCTGGGTGTGATGAAGGCGCCGGTTTCCGGCTTCGCCGTCGCGCTGGGCGCTCTGGCCAAGCAACGCGAAGAAGCGACTGCTTGA
- the rplA gene encoding 50S ribosomal protein L1, whose protein sequence is MATITKRQKALQGKVDNAKNYAVADALKLAKEFATAKFDESIDIAVCLGIDARKSDQLVRGSVVLPAGTGKTVRVAVFAQGDKAEAAKAAGADIVGFDDLAAEVKAGNINFDVVVATPDSMRVVGQLGQILGPRGLMPNPKVGTVTMDVAGAVKNAKAGQVQYRTDKGGIVHSTIGRASFSPEQLEQNLKALVDALVKAKPAASKGQYLKKISVSSTMGPGVRVDATSL, encoded by the coding sequence ATGGCAACGATTACCAAGCGCCAAAAGGCCCTGCAAGGCAAGGTCGATAACGCCAAGAACTATGCCGTCGCTGACGCGCTGAAGCTGGCCAAGGAATTCGCGACGGCCAAGTTTGACGAATCGATCGATATCGCTGTCTGCCTCGGCATCGACGCGCGCAAGTCGGATCAACTGGTCCGTGGCTCCGTCGTTCTGCCCGCCGGTACCGGCAAGACCGTGCGCGTCGCCGTGTTCGCCCAAGGCGACAAGGCTGAAGCCGCCAAGGCTGCGGGTGCCGATATCGTCGGTTTTGACGACCTCGCTGCTGAAGTCAAGGCCGGCAATATCAATTTTGACGTGGTCGTCGCCACGCCGGATTCGATGCGCGTCGTCGGACAGCTCGGCCAGATTCTGGGCCCGCGCGGTTTGATGCCGAACCCGAAAGTCGGCACGGTGACAATGGATGTCGCCGGCGCGGTCAAGAACGCCAAGGCGGGTCAAGTGCAGTACCGGACCGACAAGGGCGGTATCGTTCATAGCACGATCGGTCGCGCATCCTTCTCGCCCGAGCAGCTCGAGCAAAACCTGAAGGCGCTGGTGGATGCGCTGGTCAAGGCCAAGCCCGCGGCTTCGAAGGGCCAGTACCTGAAGAAGATTTCGGTGTCCAGCACGATGGGCCCAGGCGTTCGCGTCGACGCGACGTCGCTGTAA
- the rplK gene encoding 50S ribosomal protein L11, translated as MAKKIVGFIKLQVPAGKANPSPPIGPALGQRGLNIMEFCKAFNAQTQGLEPGLPIPVVITAFADKSFTFIMKTPPATILIKKAAGIQKGSPKPHTDKVGKLTRAQCEAIATQKMPDLTAADMDAAVRTIAGSARSMGITVEGL; from the coding sequence GTGGCAAAGAAAATTGTCGGCTTTATCAAGCTGCAAGTGCCGGCGGGCAAGGCGAATCCGTCGCCTCCCATCGGTCCCGCGCTGGGTCAGCGTGGTCTGAACATCATGGAATTCTGCAAGGCGTTCAACGCCCAGACGCAGGGCTTGGAGCCGGGTCTGCCGATTCCTGTGGTGATTACCGCATTCGCGGACAAGAGCTTCACCTTCATCATGAAGACGCCGCCGGCAACGATCCTGATCAAAAAGGCCGCCGGCATTCAGAAGGGCAGTCCCAAGCCTCACACCGACAAGGTTGGCAAGCTGACCCGCGCCCAGTGCGAGGCGATTGCCACGCAAAAAATGCCCGATCTGACCGCCGCCGACATGGATGCGGCTGTGCGCACGATCGCTGGCAGCGCCCGCTCGATGGGCATCACGGTGGAGGGCCTCTGA
- the nusG gene encoding transcription termination/antitermination protein NusG: MSKRWYVVHAYSGFEKSVQRALVERIARNGMQDAFGQVLVPVEEVVELKSGQKSISERKFFPGYVLVEMEMNDESWHLVKSTPKVTGFVGGTANRPTPISEKEVEKIMQQMQDGVEKPRPKVLFEPGEIVRVKDGPFTDFNGTVEHVNYEKNRLRVSVTIFGRATPVELEFGQVEKS; the protein is encoded by the coding sequence ATGAGCAAGCGTTGGTATGTGGTTCATGCCTATTCTGGTTTCGAGAAAAGCGTGCAGCGGGCGCTGGTTGAGCGCATTGCCCGCAACGGCATGCAGGATGCCTTCGGCCAGGTGTTGGTGCCGGTCGAAGAAGTCGTCGAACTGAAGTCGGGCCAGAAGAGCATTTCCGAGCGGAAGTTCTTCCCGGGCTATGTGCTCGTCGAAATGGAAATGAACGACGAGAGCTGGCACCTCGTGAAGAGCACGCCGAAAGTGACCGGCTTCGTCGGTGGCACGGCGAATCGCCCGACGCCGATTTCCGAGAAGGAAGTCGAAAAAATCATGCAGCAGATGCAGGACGGGGTTGAGAAGCCGCGTCCCAAGGTGTTGTTCGAACCGGGTGAGATCGTTCGCGTCAAGGATGGTCCGTTCACCGATTTCAACGGCACGGTAGAGCATGTTAACTATGAAAAGAATCGTCTGCGGGTGTCGGTGACCATTTTTGGTCGTGCGACGCCGGTGGAGTTGGAGTTTGGCCAGGTCGAGAAAAGTTGA
- the secE gene encoding preprotein translocase subunit SecE: protein MADKIKFALALLLLVVGVAGFYLLGEQAMIIRVLAVLAGVAASAALAWQTEAGREFFSFAKESTAEAKKVVWPTRKETLQTTGLVFAFMVIMAIFLWVTDKSIEWALYDLILQWRKS from the coding sequence ATGGCCGATAAGATCAAGTTTGCGTTGGCGCTGTTGTTGCTGGTTGTCGGCGTGGCGGGTTTCTACCTGCTTGGCGAACAGGCCATGATTATCCGCGTGCTGGCTGTGTTGGCCGGCGTCGCCGCGTCTGCGGCGCTTGCCTGGCAAACCGAGGCGGGGCGAGAGTTCTTCAGTTTCGCCAAGGAATCCACTGCTGAGGCAAAGAAAGTGGTGTGGCCCACGCGCAAGGAAACCTTGCAGACGACCGGGCTGGTTTTTGCCTTTATGGTCATCATGGCGATTTTCCTCTGGGTTACCGATAAGAGCATCGAGTGGGCGTTGTACGACCTCATTCTCCAGTGGAGAAAGTCATGA